The sequence TCACCCTCCCGGTCGGGCACCTGATCCACCGGGCGGCGCCGGAGGCTTTCGCGGAGGCGGTTGCGACGTTCCTGTCGATCGCCGCCGTCAAAAACACATGGACGCAGGATGCCGGGTCTTGATCCCATACGGGATGACCTCATTGTGGGTGGGCGAGCGGGTGCGTCTGCGCGGTATCGAGCCCGACGACTGGGGCGCCTTCATGCGCTTCGCCGAGGACGAGGAGCGGTCGGGTGACCTGCCGAACCCACCGCGTTCCGCGGAGAGCTTCCGGGTGTGGGCCAAGGAACAGGCCTCCGCCAAGCCCGGCGACGACTGCTTCCGGCTCGCCGTCGAATCCGTCGACGGCGGCGAACTCGTCGGTGCCGTCGGCTCGAACCGCGCCGATCCACGCGCGGGCTGGTTCGAATACGGCACAACGATAGGCGCGGATCACCGCCGCAAGGGCTACGCGGCGGAGGCCGCGGTGCTGTTGCTGCGCTTCATGTTCGCCGAGCGGCGCTACCACAAGTGCGAAGCGAGGATCTTCGCGCACAACGAGGCCTCGCTGGCGCTGCATCGTCGGCTGGGTTTCGCCGAGGAGGGCCGGCTGCGCGACCATGTGTTCCTGGCCGGCCGGCACCGCGATCTCGTCGTGATGGGCATCCTGGCCGACGAGTTCGTCCAGCGGCACCCGATCAGCGAGCTGTGAGAGACCCCCGCCGAGCTGGACGACCTCAGTCCCCGTCGGCGCCGGCCGGTCGGTACAGCACGGGCAGATCGCCGGGCCGTACGCGGACCGTCACCGGCAAGGTCGCCTCCACCTCGCCGTCGGCGCCGTAGGGGACGGGGCGTGAAGCCTCGATACGGAGTTCCTTGCCGCGCAGGACCCGCACCTCGGGGCGGCGGATGTGGGCGCCGGTCTTCAGCTCGTTCATGAGGGCGAAGAACAGCCTGCGCGGCGCCTCGCGGATCATGACGACATCGAGCAGTCCGTCGTCGACCCGTGCGCCGGGGGCGATGAGCCGGCCGGAGCCGTAGTAGGGGGAGTTGGCGGCCACGACGGTGTAGCCGCGGTGGGTGTGTTCCTCGCCGTCGACGGTGACGCGGTAGTCCGCCGCTCGCCACGTGGTGACGGCGCGCAGGCCGCCCGCATAGTACGAGGCGGCACCGCGCAGCAGACGGGCGTGGTTCGCGTGCCGGTTGGCCAGCGCGTCGACCCCGGCGTAGACGCTGCCCAGGACCACGGTGTTCCGGTGGACGGCCGACTCCACCTCGATGGTGTCGACGTGCCGGGGCTCGGCGTGGAGCAGGATGTCGGCGAGCCCGGCGGGGTCGGAGGGCAGGTCCAGGGCGCGGGCGAAATCGTTGCCGCGGCCCGCCGGCACCAGGCCGAGGACCGTGCCGGTGCCGCTGAGCGCGCCGCCGATGCCGCCCGCCATCCCGTCGCCGCCGACCGCCAGGACCACCCGGCCGCGTTCGCCGGCCTGCCGGGCGATGTCCTGGGCGTGGGCGAGGCTGCGGCTGTACTCCGTCTCCAGCTCGGCTCCGGCTTCACGGAGCAGACGGGCCAGGTGGAGCAGCGACGCCGCCCCGGTCGAGTCGCCCGCGGTCGGGTTGACGACGGCGGTGAACTGTCGCATCGGTGTGCCTCCGGGCGGTGACGGTAGGGGGTGGGACGGCCGGGCGGGGTGGATCGGTCGGTCAGTCGGTGGGCAGCAGGACGCCTGGGTTGAGGAGTCCCTCGGGGTCCAGGCGGCGCTTGACGGCGCGCAGGGCCTCGATGCCCAGTTCTCCGGCCTCCTTCACGTACCAGTCACGGTGGTCGGTGCCCACCCCGTGGTGGTGGCTGATGGTTCCCCCGGCGGCGAGCACGGCGTCGTTGGCGGCGTGCTTGGCCCGTGTCCAGTGTGCGACGGCGTCCTCGCCCTGGGCGCTGACCACGGTGAAGTACAGCGAGGCGCCGTTCTCGTACACGTGGGAGATGTGGCACATGACCAGGGGCGGGGTGCCGGTCTCGGTGAGAGTGTCGGTGAGGGCGGTGCGGACCGCGGCGTACAGGGCGGGGATGCGGGACCAGAAGGCGGCGGTCTCCAGCGTCTCGGCGAAGGCTCCCGCGTCCAGCAGGGCGTCGCGCAGGTAGGGCGCGGAGTAGCGGCCGTGGGCCCAGCGTTCGCCGGGTTCGGCGCCGAGCAGGGTGCCGCCGGCGGCGCGCAGGACGGCCGCCGCCTGCTCGCGGCGCTGGGCCGTTTCCTCGGCCGTGCCCTCGTAACCCGCGATCGCCTGGCATCCGGCGTCGCTCCGCGCCAGACCGGCGCCGATGGCGTCCGGCTGGGCGAGGCCGATCAGCGTCTCGGTCTCGTCGGACAGGCGCAGCACGGTCGGCCGGGGTCCGTCCTGGGCGAGCCGGCGCAGCGCCGCAGCCCCCTCCTCGAAGGAGGCGAAGCGCCAGCCCTCGTAGATACGCGCCTCGGGCAGCGGGCGGATCCGTACGGTGACGGAGGTGATGACGCCGAAGGCGCCCTCGGAGCCGAGGATCAGCTGGCGCAGGTCGGGTCCTGCGGCGGAGCGGGGAGCGCGGCCCGTCTCGATGGTTCCCTCGGGGGTGGCGAGGGTGAGGCCGAGCACCATCTCGTCGAAGCGGCCGTAGCCGGCGGAGGCCTGTCCGCTGGAGCGGGCGGCGGCGAACCCGCCGATGGTGGCCCACTCGAAGGACTGCGGGAAGTGGCCGAGGGTGAAGCCGCGCTCGGCGAGCAGGGCCTCGGCCTCGGGGGCGCGCAGGCCGGGCTGGAGGACGGCGGTGCGGGAGACCGGATCCAGGTCGAGCACGCCGTTCATGCGGCGCAGGTCCAGGGCGACGAAGGCGCGCCGTTCGGGGGCGAGGCCGCCCACGACGGAGGTGCCGCCGCCGAACGGCACGACGGCCAGACCGTGTGCGGCACAGGTCTTCAGGACGGTGAGGACCTCGTCGTGCGAGGCGGGCAGGACCACGGCCTGCGGGACGTCGGAGACATCGCCGGTGCGCAGGCGCAGCAGGTCGGGCGTGGACTTGCCGCGGGTGTGCCGGATGCGGCTCTCGGCGTCCGTGCGGACGTGGTCCGCGCCGCCGACGGCCTCGGCGAGCGACTTCAGCGCCGCGGGGTCGGCCGTGGGCTCGGGCAGCCGGATGTCCTCCAGGGCCGGGGCCGGCGTGGTGTGCGGCTTGACGCCGAGCAGGTCGCGCAGCAGTCCGGTCACCGTGTCGGGCAGCGGTGCCGCCTTGGCCGGGTCGCCCCAGCCGTTCCACAGCATGTCCATTGAACGGTCGTCCTCACAGGTCGGTGTGCTCGGTTCGCGCGGCGGCGTCTCCGCCCGGCCCCCGGGGCGTTACACTGTGACACATGACGCCTATTCGTCACAACGGTTCGGACAATGATCACGTCCTCGACGCGGTGCGCGACTGTGTGCTGGCGGTCGGAGTCCGCCGCACCACCCTCGCCGACGTGGCCCGCCGCGCCGGCGTGTCGCGCATGACGCTGTACCGGCGCTGGCCCGACCTGCGCACGCTGGTGGGCGATCTGATGACCCGCGAGTGGATCGCCGTGGCCACCCGCGCGATCCCGGAGTCCACGCCCGGCACGGACACCCGGACCCGGATCGTGGAAGGTCTGGTGGCGGGGGTGGACGCGTTCCGCGCGCACCCCCTCTTCCGCAAGATCGTCGACGTCGATCCCGAACTGCTGCTCCCTTACGTGCTCGACCGGCGCGGGGCGAGCCAGGAGGCGCTGCTGGCCCTGCTCGCCGACGCGCTGCGCGAGGGCC is a genomic window of Streptomyces griseochromogenes containing:
- a CDS encoding GNAT family N-acetyltransferase; this translates as MTSLWVGERVRLRGIEPDDWGAFMRFAEDEERSGDLPNPPRSAESFRVWAKEQASAKPGDDCFRLAVESVDGGELVGAVGSNRADPRAGWFEYGTTIGADHRRKGYAAEAAVLLLRFMFAERRYHKCEARIFAHNEASLALHRRLGFAEEGRLRDHVFLAGRHRDLVVMGILADEFVQRHPISEL
- a CDS encoding YegS/Rv2252/BmrU family lipid kinase, producing the protein MRQFTAVVNPTAGDSTGAASLLHLARLLREAGAELETEYSRSLAHAQDIARQAGERGRVVLAVGGDGMAGGIGGALSGTGTVLGLVPAGRGNDFARALDLPSDPAGLADILLHAEPRHVDTIEVESAVHRNTVVLGSVYAGVDALANRHANHARLLRGAASYYAGGLRAVTTWRAADYRVTVDGEEHTHRGYTVVAANSPYYGSGRLIAPGARVDDGLLDVVMIREAPRRLFFALMNELKTGAHIRRPEVRVLRGKELRIEASRPVPYGADGEVEATLPVTVRVRPGDLPVLYRPAGADGD
- a CDS encoding FAD-binding oxidoreductase yields the protein MDMLWNGWGDPAKAAPLPDTVTGLLRDLLGVKPHTTPAPALEDIRLPEPTADPAALKSLAEAVGGADHVRTDAESRIRHTRGKSTPDLLRLRTGDVSDVPQAVVLPASHDEVLTVLKTCAAHGLAVVPFGGGTSVVGGLAPERRAFVALDLRRMNGVLDLDPVSRTAVLQPGLRAPEAEALLAERGFTLGHFPQSFEWATIGGFAAARSSGQASAGYGRFDEMVLGLTLATPEGTIETGRAPRSAAGPDLRQLILGSEGAFGVITSVTVRIRPLPEARIYEGWRFASFEEGAAALRRLAQDGPRPTVLRLSDETETLIGLAQPDAIGAGLARSDAGCQAIAGYEGTAEETAQRREQAAAVLRAAGGTLLGAEPGERWAHGRYSAPYLRDALLDAGAFAETLETAAFWSRIPALYAAVRTALTDTLTETGTPPLVMCHISHVYENGASLYFTVVSAQGEDAVAHWTRAKHAANDAVLAAGGTISHHHGVGTDHRDWYVKEAGELGIEALRAVKRRLDPEGLLNPGVLLPTD
- a CDS encoding TetR/AcrR family transcriptional regulator; translation: MTPIRHNGSDNDHVLDAVRDCVLAVGVRRTTLADVARRAGVSRMTLYRRWPDLRTLVGDLMTREWIAVATRAIPESTPGTDTRTRIVEGLVAGVDAFRAHPLFRKIVDVDPELLLPYVLDRRGASQEALLALLADALREGHADGSVRVTHTERQARALLLLVQSFTLSLRTMTDEDDPDLDSPAFLGELCTLLERTLTP